TACACGAACACCGGCTTTTTTTAACTCATCTTCCACTTTACGAACATAATCCATATGAACATCACTAACGGGAATCGCTTGTACTTGTACGGGTGCGAGCCACGTTGGGAAGGCCCCTTTATATTCTTCTAATAAAAAGGCTACAAAGCGTTCCATCGTTGAGACAACACCGCGGTGTATGACCACTGGACGATGATCCTTTCCATCTTCACCTGTATATGTTAAATCAAATCGCTCAGGAAGAAGGAAATCGAGCTGAACCGTGGATAGCGTTTCGTCTTTTCCTAAAGCTGTTTTTACTTGGACGTCAAGCTTAGGCCCATAAAAAGCTGCTTCTCCTTCTGCTTCCACATAATCAACACCCATTTCATCAGCTGCTTCTTTCAACATTCCTTGGGCTTTTTCCCACATCTCATTATTATCAATATATTTTTCTTTATCTTCAGGATCTCGATAAGATAAACGGAAATAATAGTCATTAATCCCGAAATCATCATAGACCGCTTGAATTAATTCAACGACACGAATAAATTCCTCTTTTAATTGATCTGGTCGAGCAAAAATATGAGCGTCATTCAAAGTCATGCCCCGTACACGTTGTAGACCGGCGAGAGCCCCAGACATTTCATGGCGATGCATAGTACCAAGCTCTGCAATTCTAAGCGGTAAATTTCGATAGCTATGCTTTTGATTTTTGTAAATCATCATATGATGTGGGCAATTCATCGGGCGAAGTACAAGGTCCTCGTTATCCATCTCCAACACAGGGAACATATCATCTTGATAATGCTCCCAATGTCCTGACGTTTTGTACAATTCAACACTTCCAAGTACAGGTGTATAGACGTGGTCATAGCCTAATCGTTCTTCAACATCGACAATATAACGTTCGATAATCCGACGGACAGTTGCCCCTTTAGGTAACCAAAGAGGTAGGCCTTGTCCCACTTTTTGATTGACAGTAAAAATATCGAGCTCTTTTCCAAGTTTCCGGTGATCGCGCTCTTTTCTTTCTTCGAGAAGCTTTAAATAGTCATCCACTTGTGACTGTTTCGGAAAGGCGGTCCCATAAATACGTTGCAGCATTTTATTATTGCTGTCCCCACGCCAATAAGCCCCATTTATTTGTAATAATTTAAATTTCTTTAATTTACTCGTAGAAGGAACGTGCACGCCGCGACAAAGATCAAAAAACTCTCCCTGCTCATAAATGCTAATCGATTCGCCTTCAGGTATGTCTTCAAGTAACTCTAGTTTTAAGTCATCACCGATTTCTTTGTATCGTGCCATCGCTTCTTCACGACTTACATGGATGCGGGTAATCTGATGGTTTTCATCAATAATTCGCTTCATCTCTTTTTCGATCTTCGGCAAATCCTCTGGTGTCAGTTTATGTGGCATATCAATATCATAATAGAAGCCTTCTTCAATAACTGGTCCAACACCAAGCTTAACGTCGTCATACAAGCGTTTGACTGCTTGAGCTAATAAATGAGCAGTACTATGTCTTAAGATATGAAGACCATCTTCCGTATCATATGTGATGATTTCCACGTTTCCATCAGTCAAAATCGGCTCTTTAAGATCAATATGCTCTCCATCCAACTTTCCGGCCAGAGCGTTCTTTCTCAAGCCCGGAGAGATAGAGGCAGCGATCTCATCAGTTGTTGTCCCCTTTGTAAATGCCTTCTTCGCTCCATCAGGGAAAGTTAGTATAATCATGTCTTTACCATCTGTCATGTGATACCACTCCTTTTTTTTACTTTATTCTCTCCAGGGACGGTTATCGTAGCGAACCTTAAAACAGCACGCAAAAAACACTCATCCCCAATCTAAGGGACGAGTGTGAGACCGTGGTTCCACCCTTGTTTCTGAATAACCTACACACATTCAGCTTCATTCATTCCGTAACGTGGAAGACCGGCAACATATACTAAGACAGTCGTCTGTTCCAAATTGCAGCTCTAAGGGGGTAAACCATGGGGTGATCATAGGAAACTTCCAGCCTACGGTTTCCTTCTCTGCATGACTCGTCACATGATCCATATCCTTATCATCGCTTTTATAGCAGTTTCTTATGGATAGTATTATAATCATGTCTGACTAGAAAATCAAGACTGAAATGAAGATCTTTTGACAGAAGGTGGTTTTTGAACAAATGTCATAGAAGAGGTAAAAAGCCGTTCCTCAAAAATATTTTTAAGCGTATGATATAAGTCATCGTCACAATAAGCAGAATCTATAATAATTTTCTTTGGTGCCATACTGACAAGAGGCCCGATCATTCGTTCATTTACGGGTAAATTTTTCTCAAATGGCGTCCCTGTTTTTAACCATTCATAAATTTGTTGGACAGATATTTTTTTCATCTCACTATCATAAAACTCAATCCCATTTTTCAAGAAAACGTAGACAGTATGAACTCTTGGTGATTGTCTTTTTAAAAATTCACGACAACGATCAAGCATTAATTGGTATTCCAATTCCATTTTGTATTCGTCAATGGCCATTTCCGTTAAAGATAACAATTTCTCACGGGACGGCTTCAATCGGAAAAACAAAAACGAATCAAAGGAAAATGAAATGTTATTCTCCACAAATGGTGCCAACTTGTGAAAAATGTCTTGCTGCCATTGTAGAAAAGTCATGGTTAGCTTTCTGTCTTTCTCCCCATCCGTTGGATAAAATAATGATTTAGCCGTTTGAATAATAGCGTGAATTTCTTGTTCATCCTCATAATGAAACATCTCTTTAAGGAATTCTCTTAACCACTTTTGGAAAAAATGAGTGATTGTCACATTCGTAAGAACACTTATAATAGCTTGCTGCTCATCTTTCCGTAAAGAATTTACTCCTTCAATTGACAATGTTGTCAGTGTCTCCTTTTCTTTAAAGTGAATATGAATGAGCTCGTCATTCGATCGTTCTGTTACAGCTAATGATTCTTTCAGTTGATGATAAAAGGCTTCACCGATGTGGGAATCCTTAAACTCAATAACTAACAACAGCAGCCCCTCCTAGTCGTCCATTTCGAGTTGAGGGTCTAAGTAGTGCTTCCCCATGTTGTGCTTCAACTCCTCACACTAGTACATGTATATGGAGAGAGCTCAGTTTTATGAGTTGAAGTTTTCGACCACTAAGTATTAAAAGTTGTACTTCAGTTAGAGAGAGGATACTTCTTCCTATCATTTATTTACCACTTTGTTTTAAGAAGTTTAAGTCGAACTACTTCCATTCTAACGGCCCATGTCATTTGCAGTAACTCCCTCATTTTTGCATCATCAGCACCAATTAATCATCAGTTTCAAGCAGAATCTCAGTTCACCTAAAAAGCGAGTCTATGACAATATCCAGCATGTAATAATGAGTTCGAGACACAAAGTGTTGGAGTCCGATCTAAAGTTGACTAACCCACCCATGTCCCCTACTCTCTTCGCCGTTTCCACATGCATATTGCTTTCTGCAGTCGCTGGGTATATTCCAACAAATTTTTAGACAGTGTTATCTCCAAATTAAGATCATCCCACCCGTTGCCTACATGAATAACTCAACATCAGAATCGCCCGTGAATTTCCTTAAAACCTAATATTGAAAATGGCAAAATCCGGTATAAGTTTCCTTTCAGAGGGATTTCGCCTCATTCAATTCCAAAACAACTAGCACTGAGTTCTCTTTAATTGGTGTCGTATAGTATTACGTGCTTAAAAAGTTAATAAAGCTAAGCTTCAATCAGTGGGAGTTTTCGTTCTTACTGTTTATGGCATTTAAAAAATGTATCTTTTGGCAATTAAGCGTATGCATCTAATCATGAATAATCACGGCTTTATACGGAGAGGTGGTCATGATAGGCTACTTTGCCAGGCAAGCTACAAGCTTGCCGTGGTGCCTAATCTCATGACCACAGAGGCTCCGTGTCAAGCTCATGGCGTATGGATATAAATACGGATCTTCGTATTTCCTTAATTGCCATTTCATACAAAAATTAATTGCCAAATACATTCTTACCCTTAATTATTTGTAATTGAGTGAATTAGATTGCGTCCGTTAGCTCTCGTCTGTATTTTTGAGACGGGAGTTTTACAGACGGTTATCTGTGGTAAATACTTAACAGCACTATAGGGTATCCTCTTCAATGCCTTTCTTTTAGTAGTGTCTCCTTACGATGTCCCTTCCTTTTCAGACTAAGTTAGTGACTCTGACCATCTTCTTTTTTTCAACCTGCTAAAATATTTTCTTAAAGTAGTCTGAGCGGCACCGTCCTTATCGTTGCTAAAGAAATAAGCTTAACTTCAATTGATCCACAGTATGGTTTCTATTTCACTGAATTCCTCTTCAACTAACATTCTTTTGTCTTTAATTCAGTCTTTATGGATGAAAAAGACAATATCACAAAAATAGCGAGGCCTTCTGATAGAAATGTAAGTAAAAAAGAAAGGCATCAATCATTAAATTAAATGATTGATACCATGTTTAAGTTATGTTCTTGCCTCACTACCTGTAGTGCTAATTTTGCATGACAAAATCTCGTTCCGCTTTTTCCCCCTCTTTAAAGGTACGGATATGGTTGTACTTCGTATCCCGTTGAACAGGTATTTTACCAGCTTCACGAATGAAGCGGATAATGAGGTTCGTGTCTACTTTATAAGTGGCACCTGCCGCTGACACAACATTCTCCTCTATCATGGTACTGCCAAAATCGTTACAACCATAGGAAAGGGATTTCTTTCCTGTTTCAGGTCCCATCGTCACCCATGACGTTTGAAAATTAGCAATATTATCGAGGAAAATACGAGATATAGCAAGGTTCTTCAAATAATCTCGTGAGGTTATTTTTTCCCCTTTCATATTCGTATTGTCAGGTTGGAACGTCCATGAAATAAAGGCTAGGAAACAATCGGCCTCATCTTGAGCATCACGTACTCTTTGAAGATGCAACGCTCTTTCTTCATACGTTTCTCCAAAACCGATGACCATGGTAGCTGTTCCATGCATACCTGCTTTTTTAACTGCCTTCATGCAGTCAATCCATTCTTCCCACGTACCTTTTAGACGGCTAATCCGGCGTCGAGTTCGGTTATCAAGAATTTCCGCGCCACCTCCTGGGACAGAATCAAGTCCAGCCTCACGGAGCTCTTTTAACACTTCCTCTAAGGAAAGTCCCGATACTTCAACCATTTTATAAATCTCTGCCGGCGAAAAAGAATGCATTGTTATATTAAAGCGTTTCTTTATTTCTCTCAATAAGTTTATATAATAACTAAAAGGTAAATTGGGATTCGTCCCACCTTGCATCAAAATTTCTGTACCATTCACATCTATCGTTTCTTGTATTTTCCTGAAAATTTCTTCGTTATCTAATACATAACCATCTTTCGCATTTGGCGGACGATAAAAAGCACAAAACCGGCAATATGTATCACACAGGTTCGTATAGTTAACATTTCTGCCAATAACAAAGGTCGTTTCAGGTTTAGGGTGCCACCTTTTCATAATGTCATTAGCTAGGTCTCCCATTTTTTCTACGTCATCACTCTTGTATAGTTCAATGGCATCATCAACTGAGAGACGCTCCCCTTGTCTTACCCGATCAAGAATGTGATCAATGCTCATCTATGTCTCCTCCATTTCATTCCTTTAATCATCTTCTTCCATGGTAACATATATTTCATCAATTTAGGTGATCGCGGCTCAAAACAAACGGGGAGTGGTTATTTCTCC
The Salipaludibacillus sp. LMS25 DNA segment above includes these coding regions:
- the thrS gene encoding threonine--tRNA ligase; its protein translation is MTDGKDMIILTFPDGAKKAFTKGTTTDEIAASISPGLRKNALAGKLDGEHIDLKEPILTDGNVEIITYDTEDGLHILRHSTAHLLAQAVKRLYDDVKLGVGPVIEEGFYYDIDMPHKLTPEDLPKIEKEMKRIIDENHQITRIHVSREEAMARYKEIGDDLKLELLEDIPEGESISIYEQGEFFDLCRGVHVPSTSKLKKFKLLQINGAYWRGDSNNKMLQRIYGTAFPKQSQVDDYLKLLEERKERDHRKLGKELDIFTVNQKVGQGLPLWLPKGATVRRIIERYIVDVEERLGYDHVYTPVLGSVELYKTSGHWEHYQDDMFPVLEMDNEDLVLRPMNCPHHMMIYKNQKHSYRNLPLRIAELGTMHRHEMSGALAGLQRVRGMTLNDAHIFARPDQLKEEFIRVVELIQAVYDDFGINDYYFRLSYRDPEDKEKYIDNNEMWEKAQGMLKEAADEMGVDYVEAEGEAAFYGPKLDVQVKTALGKDETLSTVQLDFLLPERFDLTYTGEDGKDHRPVVIHRGVVSTMERFVAFLLEEYKGAFPTWLAPVQVQAIPVSDVHMDYVRKVEDELKKAGVRVNVDVRDEKLGYKIREAQMKKIPYLLVLGDNEIAVNGVNVRRYGQKETEEMSLDQFISHIQENIKNYSRNR
- a CDS encoding putative sporulation protein YtxC, with translation MLVIEFKDSHIGEAFYHQLKESLAVTERSNDELIHIHFKEKETLTTLSIEGVNSLRKDEQQAIISVLTNVTITHFFQKWLREFLKEMFHYEDEQEIHAIIQTAKSLFYPTDGEKDRKLTMTFLQWQQDIFHKLAPFVENNISFSFDSFLFFRLKPSREKLLSLTEMAIDEYKMELEYQLMLDRCREFLKRQSPRVHTVYVFLKNGIEFYDSEMKKISVQQIYEWLKTGTPFEKNLPVNERMIGPLVSMAPKKIIIDSAYCDDDLYHTLKNIFEERLFTSSMTFVQKPPSVKRSSFQS
- the mqnC gene encoding cyclic dehypoxanthinyl futalosine synthase; this encodes MSIDHILDRVRQGERLSVDDAIELYKSDDVEKMGDLANDIMKRWHPKPETTFVIGRNVNYTNLCDTYCRFCAFYRPPNAKDGYVLDNEEIFRKIQETIDVNGTEILMQGGTNPNLPFSYYINLLREIKKRFNITMHSFSPAEIYKMVEVSGLSLEEVLKELREAGLDSVPGGGAEILDNRTRRRISRLKGTWEEWIDCMKAVKKAGMHGTATMVIGFGETYEERALHLQRVRDAQDEADCFLAFISWTFQPDNTNMKGEKITSRDYLKNLAISRIFLDNIANFQTSWVTMGPETGKKSLSYGCNDFGSTMIEENVVSAAGATYKVDTNLIIRFIREAGKIPVQRDTKYNHIRTFKEGEKAERDFVMQN